In Hyphomicrobium denitrificans 1NES1, one DNA window encodes the following:
- the efp gene encoding elongation factor P, which translates to MVKVIASSVRKGNVLDLDGKLAVVMHAENIHPGKGTPVTHLEMRRIADGVKVTERYRTTDQVERAYLDEKDYNYLYEDDMGYNFMHPETFDQITISKDVVGDQGQWLQEGMTCLVALHEGNPISIELPQRVTLEIVEADPVVKGQTASSSYKPAKLSNGARVMVPPHIGAGTRVVVMTADGSYVERAKD; encoded by the coding sequence GTGGTCAAGGTTATTGCAAGCTCGGTCCGCAAAGGCAATGTGCTCGATCTCGACGGGAAGCTCGCCGTCGTGATGCATGCGGAAAATATTCATCCCGGCAAAGGAACGCCCGTCACGCATCTCGAAATGCGCCGTATTGCGGACGGCGTGAAGGTTACCGAGCGCTACCGGACGACCGATCAGGTCGAGCGCGCCTATCTCGATGAGAAGGACTACAACTATCTTTACGAAGACGACATGGGGTATAATTTCATGCACCCCGAGACCTTCGATCAGATCACGATCTCCAAGGACGTCGTCGGCGATCAAGGGCAGTGGCTGCAGGAAGGCATGACGTGCCTCGTCGCGCTGCACGAAGGTAATCCGATCTCGATCGAGCTGCCGCAGCGCGTGACGCTTGAAATCGTCGAGGCCGATCCCGTGGTCAAGGGCCAGACGGCGTCCTCGTCCTATAAGCCCGCGAAGCTTTCGAACGGCGCACGCGTGATGGTGCCACCGCACATCGGCGCCGGTACGCGCGTCGTCGTGATGACGGCCGACGGCTCCTATGTCGAGCGTGCCAAGGACTAA
- the epmA gene encoding EF-P lysine aminoacylase EpmA: MSQPSPWWNPDRHSDRRPFLVARGRIKAALRDWFASRGFLEVEPGCLQVSPGNETHLHAFRTELVGTDLSRRDLYLHTSPEFAMKKLLAAGETKIFAFAPVFRNREHGRLHAAEFTMLEWYRAGEDYETLWDDCAAILKIASETEKHSPWCYRDKTCDPTSPYQQLTVNQAFEQFAQIPLRETISKDGADRARLAAYAEDTGIRIGNDDRWSDIFSRVLVEKIEPRLGSPRPTILYEYPTREAALARPSSRDPAVAERFELYASGVELANGFGELTDADEQRRRFETWMADKERVYGERYPIDEDFLAALSHMPPASGCALGFDRLVMLATGAERIEQVIWTPLSEAGK; this comes from the coding sequence ATGTCCCAACCTTCACCTTGGTGGAATCCCGACCGGCATTCGGACCGTCGGCCCTTTCTTGTCGCACGTGGCCGCATCAAGGCGGCATTAAGGGATTGGTTTGCCTCACGAGGCTTCCTCGAAGTCGAGCCCGGCTGCCTGCAGGTCTCACCGGGCAACGAGACACACCTTCACGCGTTCCGCACCGAGCTTGTCGGCACCGATCTTTCCCGCCGGGATCTCTATCTTCATACCTCGCCCGAATTTGCGATGAAGAAGCTGCTCGCGGCCGGGGAAACAAAGATTTTTGCGTTTGCCCCCGTCTTTCGGAATCGCGAGCATGGACGGCTGCACGCCGCCGAATTCACCATGCTCGAATGGTATCGCGCCGGCGAAGACTACGAGACGCTTTGGGACGACTGCGCGGCAATTTTGAAAATAGCGAGTGAGACGGAGAAACATTCGCCCTGGTGCTACCGCGACAAGACGTGCGACCCGACGAGCCCCTATCAGCAGCTAACCGTTAATCAGGCGTTTGAGCAATTCGCGCAGATACCACTTCGCGAGACGATTTCGAAAGACGGCGCCGATCGGGCGCGTCTCGCGGCCTACGCCGAGGACACCGGCATTCGCATTGGAAACGACGATCGCTGGTCCGACATCTTCAGCCGCGTGCTCGTCGAGAAAATCGAACCGCGGCTCGGCTCGCCACGGCCAACGATCCTTTATGAATATCCGACACGTGAAGCGGCGCTTGCCCGGCCGTCGTCCCGCGATCCGGCCGTTGCCGAACGCTTCGAGCTTTATGCTTCGGGCGTCGAGCTCGCGAACGGCTTCGGCGAGCTGACCGACGCGGATGAGCAGCGCCGCCGCTTTGAAACATGGATGGCGGATAAAGAACGCGTCTACGGGGAGCGTTACCCCATCGACGAAGATTTTTTGGCAGCCCTCAGCCATATGCCCCCCGCCTCGGGGTGCGCGCTCGGGTTCGACCGGCTGGTGATGCTCGCGACCGGAGCCGAACGGATCGAACAGGTCATCTGGACGCCACTTTCGGAAGCAGGCAAGTAA
- a CDS encoding GFA family protein, with amino-acid sequence MLDEIHTGGCQCGAVRFRVDGSLGDASICHCRMCQKAFGSFYAPLVSIRDAKLTWTRGAPKKFRSSNFVERGFCADCGTPLTYEAPDGIALAIGAFDHPETIAPKLQWGIEGKLPYVDTIATLPANHTLADTNAAPFLKDLVSYQHPDHDTDHWPER; translated from the coding sequence ATGCTCGACGAAATACACACCGGCGGATGCCAATGCGGCGCGGTACGGTTTCGCGTCGATGGAAGTTTGGGCGATGCGTCCATCTGCCATTGCCGGATGTGTCAGAAAGCCTTCGGCAGTTTCTACGCTCCGCTCGTATCGATACGCGATGCGAAGCTGACGTGGACGCGCGGCGCGCCGAAGAAGTTTCGCTCGTCAAATTTCGTCGAGCGCGGCTTCTGCGCCGATTGCGGCACGCCGTTGACGTATGAAGCACCCGATGGCATTGCGCTCGCAATCGGCGCGTTCGATCATCCCGAGACCATCGCTCCAAAACTGCAATGGGGCATCGAAGGCAAGCTGCCCTACGTCGATACGATCGCAACACTTCCCGCAAACCACACGCTGGCGGATACGAATGCCGCCCCGTTCTTGAAGGACCTGGTCTCTTACCAGCATCCGGACCACGACACGGACCATTGGCCTGAGAGATGA
- a CDS encoding lysine-2,3-aminomutase-like protein has protein sequence MTYAARKLTSVDDLISAGLVPASARAALEKVGARYAISVTPAVVDLIDRGDPNDPIARQFMPDGRELETHAAELADPIGDRIKSPAPGIVHRYPDRVLLKIASVCPVYCRFCFRREMVGPDNGETLSADDLAAAIAYIRSTPALWEVILTGGDPLILSPRRIHDVTAALSDIAHIKILRWHTRVPVVDPDRITDEHIEALKATDKTVFIGLHTNHVRELTSPARTAIAKLIDAGIPLVSQTVLLRNVNDDADTLEALMRALVELRVKPYYLHHGDLAPGTAHFRTTIAKGQALMSELRGRLSGLALPTYVLDLPGAHGKVPLETYATVESSGRTQLRDVRNHEHIYDDCCAAPDVP, from the coding sequence ATGACATACGCCGCACGAAAACTGACGTCGGTCGACGACCTGATTTCTGCCGGGCTTGTGCCCGCCTCCGCGCGCGCTGCATTGGAGAAGGTCGGCGCGCGCTACGCTATTTCCGTAACTCCCGCCGTGGTCGATCTTATCGATCGAGGCGATCCGAACGATCCGATCGCGCGGCAGTTCATGCCCGATGGGCGCGAGCTTGAGACACATGCCGCGGAGCTTGCCGACCCGATCGGCGATCGCATCAAAAGCCCGGCGCCGGGCATCGTCCACCGCTATCCGGACCGCGTGCTGCTGAAGATCGCGAGCGTCTGCCCGGTCTACTGCCGCTTCTGCTTCCGCCGTGAGATGGTCGGACCGGACAACGGCGAGACGCTTTCAGCGGATGACCTCGCCGCCGCTATTGCCTATATTCGCTCCACGCCGGCCCTCTGGGAAGTGATCCTGACCGGCGGCGATCCGCTCATTCTGTCGCCGCGCCGTATCCACGACGTTACGGCGGCGTTGTCCGATATTGCGCACATCAAGATTCTGCGCTGGCACACGCGCGTCCCGGTCGTCGATCCCGATCGCATCACTGACGAACATATCGAGGCACTCAAGGCAACGGATAAGACTGTATTTATCGGCCTGCATACCAATCACGTTCGCGAATTGACCAGCCCCGCGCGCACCGCGATTGCGAAGCTTATCGATGCAGGCATTCCGCTTGTCAGCCAGACCGTTCTGCTGAGGAATGTCAACGACGACGCCGATACGCTCGAAGCCTTAATGCGCGCCCTGGTCGAGCTGCGCGTGAAGCCCTATTACCTGCACCACGGAGACCTTGCGCCCGGAACTGCGCACTTCCGCACTACGATCGCGAAAGGACAAGCCCTGATGAGCGAATTGCGCGGACGCCTTTCGGGTCTTGCTCTACCGACTTACGTGCTCGATCTGCCGGGAGCGCACGGCAAGGTGCCGTTGGAAACTTACGCCACCGTCGAGTCTTCCGGACGCACGCAGCTCCGCGATGTGCGCAATCATGAGCACATCTACGACGACTGCTGCGCAGCGCCTGACGTGCCCTGA
- a CDS encoding DUF6980 family protein: MTRALFPDRRVLWMPLTDWEKPSAAAVHCCAAMVKALEFDCEQHSDPFECADSLVIYNEVMDEYGLIIHDGSASYVLIDHCPWCGSKLPESARDRWFDSVDALGLAAGVDPPARYFTGEWRRRI, translated from the coding sequence GTGACGAGAGCACTTTTTCCTGACCGTCGCGTTCTCTGGATGCCGCTCACCGATTGGGAGAAGCCTTCGGCTGCCGCCGTACATTGCTGCGCAGCAATGGTGAAGGCCCTCGAATTCGACTGCGAGCAGCACAGCGATCCATTCGAGTGCGCGGATTCCCTCGTAATCTATAATGAGGTGATGGATGAATATGGCCTCATTATCCATGACGGCAGCGCATCGTATGTCTTGATCGACCACTGTCCCTGGTGCGGGTCAAAGCTGCCGGAGAGCGCGCGCGACAGGTGGTTCGATTCTGTCGATGCGCTGGGTCTTGCCGCCGGGGTCGATCCGCCGGCAAGATACTTTACCGGCGAATGGCGTCGGCGGATTTAG
- a CDS encoding molybdopterin-containing oxidoreductase family protein, which translates to MNEQLKRETFFGACPHDCPDTCSMIYEVVDGRLSFVRGNKEHPMTRGGLCVKLKDFHDHHINPDRLTYPLRRSGPKGSKRFERITWDEAISEIGKRWREIIAEYGSQAIMPYSYLGNMGLVQGINSGDPFFNKLGSTVNEKTFCASGSSTAWLLTVGPTGAVDPESFVHAKYIVIWACNSISTNLHHWPFVLEAQKRGAKVVVIDSYRSRTAKAGDWHICPRPGTDGALAMGFINSIIEQGLVDQDYVDKYTYGYPELKERAAEFTPEYVEKVTGVKAADVAKFAREFATAQPSVIRLGVALERSIGGGQAIRAACCLPALVGSWRHVGGGLLQMPLWDFPIDWAKAARPDWIKPGTRVVNNLKLGAALTGEMQLDPPIKSLFVFCTNPVTQAPETNKIVKGLQRDDLFTVVAEHFLTDTAKYADIILPAAMAGEAEDMMWSWGHFYLTYNQKAVDPPGECKPTSEVWRLLAKEMGFDDPVFKMTDSELCAEYINWSDPKMGGIDMEYFKKHGFYKINVGDADTRTPHAEGNFPTPSGKVEFLLHDAKNFVAGPFRAMYDGEQSGEPVDPLPGYVPARERPETNPERAKLYSLNIISPKSHAFLNSCYANEPHKIKTQGEQFVLISPGDATKRSIREGDPVRVYNDRGDFEGLAHVTEDVPAGVVVATLGYWRSLNRSDGSVNCISSDALCGLGRAPTFSDNLVEVQRVN; encoded by the coding sequence ATGAACGAGCAGCTAAAACGCGAAACTTTCTTTGGAGCGTGTCCGCACGACTGCCCTGACACGTGCTCGATGATCTACGAAGTCGTCGACGGCCGGCTTTCTTTCGTTCGCGGCAACAAAGAACACCCGATGACGCGCGGCGGCCTGTGCGTCAAACTTAAGGATTTTCACGATCATCACATCAATCCCGACCGGCTGACGTACCCGCTGAGGCGGTCAGGGCCCAAGGGCTCGAAACGGTTCGAGCGCATTACCTGGGACGAAGCGATTTCCGAAATCGGCAAGCGCTGGCGCGAAATTATCGCCGAATACGGCAGCCAGGCGATTATGCCTTACAGCTATCTGGGCAATATGGGCTTGGTGCAGGGCATCAATTCCGGCGACCCCTTCTTCAACAAGCTCGGATCGACGGTCAATGAAAAGACGTTCTGCGCTTCGGGATCGTCAACCGCGTGGCTGCTGACGGTCGGTCCGACGGGTGCGGTCGATCCCGAGAGCTTCGTTCACGCGAAATATATCGTGATCTGGGCCTGCAATTCGATTTCGACGAACCTCCATCATTGGCCGTTCGTTCTCGAAGCCCAGAAACGCGGTGCCAAGGTCGTCGTCATCGACTCCTACCGGTCTCGCACGGCGAAGGCCGGAGATTGGCATATCTGCCCGCGCCCCGGGACCGACGGCGCGCTCGCGATGGGCTTCATCAATTCGATCATCGAACAGGGCTTGGTCGATCAGGATTACGTCGACAAGTATACCTACGGCTATCCGGAGCTTAAAGAACGCGCCGCGGAATTCACGCCCGAGTACGTCGAGAAGGTCACGGGCGTTAAGGCCGCCGACGTCGCCAAGTTTGCGCGCGAGTTCGCAACGGCGCAGCCGTCTGTCATTCGTCTCGGCGTCGCGCTTGAAAGGAGCATCGGTGGCGGACAGGCAATCCGCGCCGCCTGCTGCCTGCCGGCGCTCGTCGGCTCCTGGCGCCATGTCGGTGGCGGCCTCTTGCAAATGCCGCTCTGGGATTTCCCGATCGACTGGGCAAAGGCCGCCCGTCCCGACTGGATCAAGCCCGGTACGCGCGTCGTCAATAACTTGAAGCTTGGTGCTGCACTGACCGGCGAAATGCAGCTCGACCCGCCGATCAAGAGCTTGTTCGTCTTCTGCACCAACCCGGTTACGCAAGCACCCGAGACGAACAAGATCGTTAAGGGCTTGCAGCGCGACGACCTTTTCACGGTCGTTGCCGAGCACTTCCTGACCGACACCGCAAAATACGCCGACATCATACTGCCCGCCGCGATGGCTGGTGAAGCCGAAGACATGATGTGGTCGTGGGGCCACTTCTATCTGACCTACAATCAGAAGGCGGTCGATCCTCCGGGCGAATGCAAGCCGACGAGCGAGGTGTGGCGCCTGCTCGCAAAGGAAATGGGCTTCGACGATCCCGTTTTCAAAATGACCGACAGCGAGCTTTGCGCGGAATACATCAACTGGTCCGACCCGAAGATGGGCGGCATCGACATGGAGTATTTCAAGAAGCACGGCTTTTATAAAATCAATGTCGGCGATGCCGATACGCGCACTCCGCACGCCGAGGGTAACTTCCCGACACCCTCCGGCAAGGTCGAGTTTCTGCTGCACGACGCGAAGAACTTCGTCGCGGGACCCTTCCGCGCGATGTATGACGGCGAGCAGTCTGGCGAGCCGGTCGACCCGCTGCCGGGTTATGTGCCGGCACGCGAACGGCCGGAGACAAACCCGGAACGCGCCAAACTCTATTCGCTCAACATCATCTCGCCGAAGAGCCACGCGTTCCTCAACTCGTGCTACGCCAACGAACCGCACAAGATCAAAACGCAGGGCGAGCAGTTCGTATTGATCTCGCCGGGCGACGCGACGAAGCGTTCGATCCGCGAGGGTGATCCGGTGCGCGTTTATAACGACCGGGGCGATTTCGAAGGCCTTGCGCATGTTACCGAAGACGTGCCGGCCGGCGTCGTCGTTGCGACGCTCGGCTATTGGCGCTCGCTCAATCGCTCCGACGGGTCGGTCAACTGCATCTCGTCAGATGCATTGTGCGGATTGGGCCGGGCACCGACGTTCTCCGACAACCTCGTCGAGGTGCAGCGCGTCAACTGA
- a CDS encoding DUF3307 domain-containing protein — MSPAHAALAAITYLLAKHAVADFFLQTPLIYRQKAIYGAPGGLLHAFLHILLTAPVFVLFPTGSVALATALLAGEFIVHYHIDWTKEQIVGHYGWKFADRPYWCALGLDQFLHGLTYIVILWIWLPAT, encoded by the coding sequence ATGTCACCTGCGCATGCGGCGCTCGCCGCCATAACGTATCTGCTGGCCAAGCACGCCGTCGCGGACTTCTTTCTGCAGACGCCCCTGATTTATCGCCAGAAGGCGATTTACGGCGCGCCGGGCGGGCTGCTTCATGCCTTCCTCCATATCTTATTGACGGCGCCCGTTTTTGTGCTCTTTCCGACCGGCAGCGTGGCGCTGGCAACAGCACTTCTCGCGGGCGAATTCATCGTTCACTATCACATCGATTGGACGAAGGAGCAGATCGTCGGCCACTACGGCTGGAAGTTCGCCGACCGGCCATATTGGTGCGCGCTCGGCCTCGACCAGTTCCTGCACGGGCTCACCTATATCGTCATCCTCTGGATCTGGCTCCCGGCAACCTGA
- a CDS encoding sigma-70 family RNA polymerase sigma factor, with protein MDRKARDAEWSELMRAAIAGDEAAYRKLLKDLSCLLRGVVRRGFAGVGVARDDVEDVVQDVLLAIHLKRHTWDPAMPLGPWVLAIARNKMIDDLRRRGRRPEVPIDLTQFDIEGDDQQASIDAQDVARILNGLSERNRDIVQSISIDGHSARDVADRLGMTEVAVRVALHRSLKALADTYQEKTQ; from the coding sequence TTGGACCGAAAGGCTCGAGACGCGGAGTGGTCGGAGCTGATGCGCGCCGCGATTGCGGGCGATGAAGCGGCGTACCGCAAGCTGCTCAAAGACCTTTCGTGTCTTTTGAGAGGAGTCGTGCGGCGCGGCTTCGCCGGCGTCGGCGTGGCGCGTGACGACGTCGAGGACGTGGTGCAGGACGTATTGCTCGCGATCCATCTGAAGCGACATACCTGGGACCCTGCGATGCCGCTTGGACCGTGGGTTCTTGCCATCGCGCGCAATAAGATGATCGACGATCTGCGCCGCCGCGGTCGTCGGCCCGAGGTTCCGATCGACCTGACGCAATTCGATATCGAGGGCGACGATCAGCAGGCTTCGATCGATGCTCAGGATGTCGCGCGCATTTTGAACGGCCTTTCGGAACGCAACCGCGACATCGTCCAGTCGATCAGCATCGACGGGCATTCGGCACGCGACGTCGCGGATCGCTTAGGGATGACCGAAGTCGCCGTCCGCGTCGCGCTGCATCGTAGTCTGAAGGCGTTGGCCGATACCTATCAAGAGAAGACGCAATGA
- a CDS encoding NrsF family protein, with protein MKTDDLIKALAADAKSVEQPIARTLAVAVGVGALLSLIAFLATMGPRHDFAEAASTSVRFLYKFVVTLSLAIPAFLLVCGLSRPDFKVDKRLWWLALSPALLLVGIVLELMSVPPDAWHARMIGHNAVFCMTVIPLLSLAPFAAALYALKCGAPANPTVAGAVGGILSAGIAATLYASHCTDDSPLFVALWYPIGFVLMTALGALIGSRYLRW; from the coding sequence ATGAAGACCGACGATCTCATCAAAGCCCTTGCGGCCGACGCCAAAAGCGTCGAGCAGCCGATTGCGCGCACGCTCGCCGTCGCAGTCGGCGTCGGGGCTTTGCTGTCGCTCATCGCTTTTCTTGCGACCATGGGTCCGCGCCACGATTTCGCGGAAGCCGCTTCGACTTCGGTGCGCTTTCTGTACAAGTTCGTCGTGACGCTGAGCCTCGCCATCCCGGCATTTTTGCTCGTGTGCGGACTTTCGCGGCCGGACTTCAAGGTCGACAAGCGCCTGTGGTGGCTAGCGTTGAGCCCTGCGCTGCTGCTCGTCGGGATCGTGCTTGAGCTGATGTCCGTTCCACCCGATGCGTGGCACGCACGCATGATCGGGCATAACGCCGTCTTCTGCATGACGGTGATCCCGCTTCTATCGCTAGCGCCGTTCGCGGCCGCGCTTTACGCGCTGAAGTGCGGAGCTCCGGCAAACCCGACAGTCGCCGGCGCCGTCGGCGGCATCCTTTCGGCCGGCATCGCCGCGACGCTCTATGCCAGCCACTGTACCGACGACAGCCCGCTGTTCGTTGCACTCTGGTATCCGATTGGCTTCGTGCTGATGACCGCTCTCGGCGCCCTGATCGGCTCTCGTTACCTTCGCTGGTAG
- a CDS encoding NAD(P)/FAD-dependent oxidoreductase, protein MAVTAQDHTKSYYAATANDRTSYPALEGTVRADVCIIGGGFSGVATALTMAERGRSVVLLEANCIGWGASGRNGGQMIGGISGEAAIERQLGKAGAKLVRDIRYRGHEIIEGRIAKYGIACDLKHGWMEVAARPRHMMAIRAHFEERVAEGEGQHLELVEPQDLPSILGTSVYYGGFIDRRSGHLHGLNLCLGEARAAASLGVRIFEDSRVVALEGGAKPWVRTERGRVEAGTVVIGGEIFDRFGQSRLKGLMLPTGSYIIATEPLSEAIAAAINPQDLAVCDSNVVLDYYRLSADRRMLFGGRCNYSNRDPKDIGASIRPRMVSIFPQIKDAKIDFAWGGRIAIVMNRVPVIERLAPNLYVLQGYSGHGVNATHIAAEIVSDAICGVTEKFDLFDRIRHTRLPLSDWFGNQMLALGMLYYRLRDLL, encoded by the coding sequence GTGGCCGTGACGGCTCAAGATCACACCAAATCCTATTACGCGGCGACCGCGAACGACCGGACAAGCTATCCGGCGCTCGAAGGCACGGTCAGAGCTGACGTATGCATTATCGGCGGCGGTTTTTCCGGCGTTGCGACAGCGCTGACGATGGCCGAGCGTGGGCGTTCGGTTGTGCTTCTCGAAGCCAACTGCATCGGCTGGGGTGCTTCTGGCCGCAACGGCGGCCAGATGATCGGCGGCATCAGCGGCGAAGCGGCGATTGAGCGACAATTGGGCAAGGCGGGCGCCAAGCTCGTGCGCGACATTCGCTATCGCGGCCATGAGATCATCGAAGGGCGCATCGCAAAATACGGCATTGCTTGCGATCTGAAGCACGGCTGGATGGAGGTTGCTGCGAGGCCGCGTCACATGATGGCCATTCGTGCGCATTTCGAGGAGCGGGTTGCTGAAGGCGAAGGCCAACATCTCGAACTCGTCGAGCCTCAGGATTTGCCGTCCATACTCGGCACATCCGTTTATTACGGGGGGTTCATAGATCGCCGCAGCGGTCACTTGCACGGGCTCAATCTCTGTCTCGGGGAAGCCCGCGCCGCGGCGAGCCTCGGCGTCAGGATTTTCGAAGATAGTCGTGTCGTCGCGCTCGAAGGCGGCGCCAAGCCTTGGGTACGAACGGAGCGGGGGCGCGTCGAAGCCGGCACCGTCGTGATCGGCGGCGAAATCTTCGACCGGTTCGGCCAGTCGCGGCTCAAGGGTCTGATGCTGCCCACGGGGAGCTACATCATCGCGACCGAGCCGTTGAGCGAGGCCATCGCCGCTGCGATCAATCCGCAGGACCTTGCGGTTTGCGATAGCAACGTCGTGCTCGATTATTATCGGTTGTCTGCTGATCGCCGGATGTTGTTCGGTGGGCGGTGCAACTATTCGAACCGTGACCCGAAAGACATCGGTGCGTCGATCCGGCCCCGCATGGTTTCGATTTTTCCGCAGATCAAGGATGCGAAAATCGATTTCGCGTGGGGCGGGCGGATCGCGATCGTGATGAACCGCGTGCCGGTGATCGAGCGTCTGGCGCCGAACCTCTATGTCCTGCAGGGTTATTCAGGTCACGGCGTCAACGCCACGCACATCGCGGCGGAGATCGTTTCGGATGCGATCTGCGGCGTTACCGAGAAGTTCGATCTTTTCGATCGCATCCGGCACACGCGGTTGCCGCTCAGCGACTGGTTCGGCAATCAGATGCTGGCGCTCGGGATGCTCTATTACCGCCTGCGCGATCTGCTTTGA
- a CDS encoding ABC transporter permease: MRSRFSWFNATSITLGFAFLYIPILLLVIYSFNESKLVTVWGGWSTKWYASLLQNTALKEAAWVTIRVAFLSATVATVLGTLAAITLVRMGRFPGRTLFSGMIFAPLVMPEVITGLSLLLLFVALNIDRGFWTITLAHITFTMCYAAVVVQARLQDFDKSVEEAAMDLGATPVNTFFQVTLPIIAPSVISAWLLSFTLSLDDLVVASFTTGPGATTLPMKIYSQVRLGVTPEINAISTILIGIVTVGVLAAAYFTKRRTEREERERRIAFGATD; the protein is encoded by the coding sequence ATGAGAAGCCGGTTTTCCTGGTTCAACGCGACGTCGATTACGCTCGGTTTTGCGTTCCTCTACATTCCGATCTTGCTGCTCGTTATTTACAGCTTCAACGAGTCCAAGCTCGTGACTGTGTGGGGTGGCTGGTCGACGAAATGGTACGCCTCGCTCCTGCAAAACACGGCGCTGAAAGAAGCGGCGTGGGTTACGATCCGCGTCGCGTTTCTCTCGGCGACGGTTGCGACCGTGCTCGGCACGCTTGCGGCGATCACGCTCGTTCGGATGGGGCGCTTCCCAGGACGGACGCTCTTCTCCGGCATGATCTTCGCACCTCTGGTGATGCCTGAAGTCATCACCGGACTGTCGCTGCTTTTGCTGTTCGTCGCCCTCAACATCGATCGCGGTTTCTGGACCATCACATTGGCTCACATCACGTTCACGATGTGCTATGCGGCCGTCGTCGTTCAGGCGCGCCTGCAGGATTTCGACAAGTCGGTCGAGGAAGCGGCGATGGATCTCGGCGCGACGCCGGTCAACACGTTCTTTCAGGTGACGCTGCCGATCATCGCGCCTTCGGTCATTTCGGCATGGCTATTGTCGTTCACGCTGTCACTCGACGATCTCGTGGTTGCGAGCTTCACGACCGGGCCCGGCGCGACCACGCTGCCCATGAAAATCTACAGCCAGGTGCGCCTCGGGGTGACGCCCGAGATCAACGCGATTTCGACGATCCTGATTGGCATCGTCACTGTCGGCGTTCTCGCCGCGGCATATTTCACAAAAAGGCGGACGGAACGCGAAGAACGCGAGCGGCGCATCGCCTTCGGGGCCACGGATTGA
- a CDS encoding ABC transporter permease, giving the protein MGNPNSANLRRWYVIAAPYFWLLLFFLVPFFIVFKLSLSDSAIAIPPYTPTFNWSDGITGFLSKLDFENYKFIFSDPLYVNAYLSSLKIATVATFLTLLVAYPIAYGMARAPKAWQPTLMMLVILPFWTSFLIRIYAWIGILKKEGLLNLFLMNWGIVNEPLSILNTTTAVYIGIVYSYLPFMILPLYASLEKISPTLLEAAEDLGSRPWKAFWQVTFPLSLPGVLAGCLLVFIPAVGEFVIPDLLGGSETLMIGRTLWNEFFNNRDWPLSSAVAVVLLLVLIVPIVFFQRQQQLEREAGR; this is encoded by the coding sequence ATGGGAAACCCGAACTCCGCCAACCTCCGGCGCTGGTACGTGATTGCCGCGCCTTACTTCTGGCTGCTGCTGTTCTTTCTCGTCCCGTTTTTCATCGTCTTCAAGCTATCCCTATCGGACTCGGCCATTGCCATTCCGCCTTATACGCCGACGTTCAACTGGAGCGATGGCATTACTGGCTTTCTCTCGAAGCTCGATTTCGAAAATTACAAGTTTATTTTCAGCGATCCGCTTTATGTCAACGCCTATCTATCCAGCCTCAAGATCGCGACGGTCGCGACATTCCTGACGCTGCTCGTTGCTTATCCGATCGCCTACGGGATGGCGCGTGCGCCGAAAGCGTGGCAGCCGACGCTGATGATGCTGGTCATCCTGCCGTTCTGGACCTCGTTCCTGATCCGCATTTACGCGTGGATCGGCATTCTGAAGAAGGAAGGGTTGCTGAACCTGTTTCTGATGAATTGGGGAATCGTCAACGAGCCATTGAGTATTTTGAATACGACGACAGCCGTTTATATTGGCATCGTTTATTCGTACCTGCCGTTCATGATCCTGCCGCTTTACGCAAGCCTCGAAAAGATCAGCCCGACGCTGCTGGAAGCGGCGGAGGATCTCGGCTCGCGGCCGTGGAAGGCATTCTGGCAGGTGACGTTCCCACTGTCGCTGCCCGGCGTGCTCGCGGGCTGCCTTCTGGTCTTCATCCCGGCCGTCGGCGAGTTCGTCATCCCCGATCTTCTCGGCGGATCCGAAACGCTGATGATCGGCAGGACGCTGTGGAACGAATTCTTCAACAACCGTGATTGGCCGCTGTCGTCTGCAGTTGCCGTGGTGCTTTTGCTCGTCCTGATCGTGCCGATCGTCTTCTTCCAGCGTCAGCAGCAGCTCGAGCGGGAGGCGGGACGATGA